Proteins found in one Bacillus subtilis subsp. subtilis str. 168 genomic segment:
- the sufLC gene encoding glyoxalase III homolog, deglycase (Evidence 1a: Function from experimental evidences in the studied strain; PubMedId: 24330391; Product type e: enzyme): MKKALFLILDQYADWEGVYLASALNQREDWSVHTVSLDPIVSSIGGFKTSVDYIIGLEPANFNLLVMIGGDSWSNDNKKLLHFVKTAFQKNIPIAAICGAVDFLAKNGLLNNHSHTGNFVYLWKDYKQYKPISSFVEKQAVRDKNLVTANGTAPIEFTNLILEMIDFDTPENIEKMMYMNRYGFYHFCDKYGNPFVD; this comes from the coding sequence GCGTTATTTCTTATATTAGACCAGTATGCAGATTGGGAAGGTGTTTACTTAGCATCTGCATTAAATCAAAGAGAAGATTGGTCGGTTCACACTGTTTCTTTAGACCCTATTGTAAGCTCAATAGGTGGTTTTAAAACATCTGTCGATTACATAATAGGGTTAGAACCTGCAAATTTTAATTTGCTAGTTATGATTGGCGGGGATTCCTGGAGTAATGACAATAAAAAACTATTACATTTTGTAAAAACTGCATTTCAAAAAAACATTCCAATAGCAGCGATATGCGGTGCAGTGGATTTTTTGGCGAAGAATGGTTTGCTGAATAATCATAGCCATACAGGTAATTTTGTTTACTTATGGAAAGATTACAAACAATATAAACCGATTAGCAGTTTTGTAGAGAAACAAGCAGTAAGAGATAAAAATTTGGTTACTGCTAATGGAACTGCCCCTATTGAATTTACTAATTTAATTTTAGAGATGATTGATTTTGATACTCCTGAGAACATAGAGAAAATGATGTATATGAATCGTTATGGTTTTTATCATTTTTGTGATAAATATGGAAATCCATTTGTTGATTAA
- the cspC gene encoding cold-shock protein (Evidence 1a: Function from experimental evidences in the studied strain; PubMedId: 9379903, 9914312, 9920884, 10517332, 11591689, 12427936; Product type f : factor): MEQGTVKWFNAEKGFGFIERENGDDVFVHFSAIQSDGFKSLDEGQKVSFDVEQGARGAQAANVQKA; this comes from the coding sequence ATGGAACAAGGTACAGTTAAATGGTTTAATGCAGAAAAAGGTTTTGGCTTTATCGAACGCGAAAATGGAGACGATGTATTCGTACACTTTTCTGCAATCCAAAGTGACGGATTCAAATCTTTAGACGAAGGTCAAAAAGTATCGTTTGACGTTGAGCAAGGTGCTCGTGGAGCTCAAGCTGCTAACGTTCAAAAAGCTTAA